The genome window TGACCAACCGAGTAGATCTGGTACCTACAGTTACAAACTCACTTCCTCACGGCTTCGACGGAGCCAGGGATGGCCACTCCGTCCCCCTCCCCGCTGTCATACAAAACTCCGCACATGTCCAGTATGACGCCTTTTAAATTCGTAGCGCAGCTCGGCCAGCAAGTGTCCGCCATGACGACTACCTCTCTCGTTCTGCGCATGCGCGACAGCAGCGTGATACCAGCTGTCAACTTCTTACGATCAcgttaaaagacaaaaaatacgTTTAAATAAACAGATTTACGACACATATtaaatttaacaaaataataataataataataaagactTCACGAGCCGCACTGTTGATCTTGCAATCAAGGCGAATGTTACAACATGGGGGCGTTTCCTGTGACGTCACGCTTAGTATATTTCCGTGCCTGGCAGGCGATTTGGCTCAGAAATCTGATCCGACCGGCTCGGCACCGACCAACATCGAATAAGGATAAACCCAGCAGACAAGCAGACACACGACGATTACATTCCACCTCGTTCTGGTACTGGCTTTGTTCTCTTCCTCTGCCTTCTACACTTGACAGCTAAGATTATTTGAGCTACCTAGCTAAAACCGTGGAATACCACGTAAATGTGTAGCCAACGTGGATGTGCTGATTTTGATCATAAATGACATTACATTGCATAAATCAGCCaaagagttgttgtttttagctCTGTGCTCTGATGTCTGTGTGGGGGTGTGTTTGGAGGCTGGTCCTTTAAGCCTATCATCTTTCAGGGGCAGATGAAACTCGACTGCACTGCCAAATTTAGGACACTTATCTCCTGTACTGTTTACAGTTTAACAACGTGAGTGTCCTAGGTGTATTTTGTCCTTtgcagggtgggggggggggggggctctttCTTTCCTCAGTGGGAGCTAAGTGGTGGTCACCGCCTTTTAACTACGCATCACAAAGCATACAATGTTTACTGTGCTTgaaagactttaaaaaaaaaagacggaaAACGGCTGGGACGTCACCACTGCACAGCTACCCTTGACTGGCTCGCACTGTGTTTTCCACCTTTTTGCCTTAGACGAACGCACACCAGCATGAAGTCATTGATTATCCAGATCAGTCGCAGCCTGAGGAGCTCTGCGCCGCACCGTGGCGTCCACTCGGCGGCGCGTCCCGCCTCTGCACGCAAGCCGCTCACCTCGGATGAGATCTACGCTCGTGAGGAGAAGTACGGCGCGCACAACTACCATCCCCTCCCTGTGGCGCTGGAAAGGGGCGAGGGTGAGCTAACACGCTGCATGAAGAAAACTCAAGGAATTGAACTTAAGTACTGAGTCTGTTTTATCTTCTGATCCAGGAGTCTACGTGTGGGATGTTGAAGGCAGCCGCTACTTTGACTTCCTGAGCGCCTACAGCGCCGTCAATCAGGGCCACTGCCACCCCAAGATCATCGCCGCCCTCACCGACCAAGCCTCCAAGCTCACGCTGACCTCCCGAGCCTTCTACAACGACGTGCTGGGCACCTACGAGGAGTACGTCACCGCCATGTTTGGCTACGACAAGGTCTTGCCCATGAACACCGGTAAGGAAAAGCGCGTGCGTCTGTTTTGGAGCACGTGAGAGACGCTGACGGCCATCTTGTCAAAGGTGTGGAAGGCGGCGAGACGGCCTGCAAGCTGGCTCGTAAGTGGGCCTACAATGTGAAGGGCGTGCCCAAGAACAAAGCCAAGATTGTTTTTGCTGGTCAGTGAAACTTCAAATAAAGTCAATTTGCAATGcatgtagtaaaaaaaattctttgtgTACCAGATGGCAACTTCTGGGGCCGCACGCTGGCAGCCATCTCCAGCTCCACCGACCCCAGCAGCTACGAAGGCTTTGGCCCCTTCATGCCCGGATTTGAGCTTGTGCCGTTTAACGACATTCCCGCGCTTGAGGTTTGGTTTTGGGTTCTAGCAATCAAAATAAGAGAGTGAACTGAAGTTTAACTGGATTGTTTTGTACCGaagatgttgttgttttttctgcaCCAGAAGTGCAACTGCTTATTTTCTCTGTGTAAACCGAAAATAGGCTTGACCATGTTTTGGTCTGGCACGTGTGTTGCAGAAAGCTCTCGAAGACCCGCACGTCGCCGCCTTCATGGTGGAGCCAATCCAGGGCGAGGCGGGCGTGGTGGTGCCTGACAACGGCTACTTGACCAAAGTCAGGGAGCTGTGCACGCAGCGCAACGTGAGGACGCTATTTTAGCCTCGTGCTAGCCCGAAGATAGTCTAacttgattttttaaaaacttgatttcaaaatgtgtttcaggTTCTGTGGATCGCTGACGAGGTGCAGACGGGTTTGGCGCGAACCGGGCGGCGTCTGGCCGTTGACCATGAGCAAGTGCGGCCAGATATTGTCATCCTGGGGAAAGCGCTCTCGGGAGGGGTTTACCCAGTAAGTGTTCtttttggttatttttttctaagttacaaatgttgtcttttgtACAAGGCCTAACAATTGTGTACGCGTCAGGTGTCGGCCGTGCTGTGCGACGACGAGGTCATGCTGACCATCAAGCCCGGGGAGCACGGCTCCACGTACGGAGGGAACCCCATCGCATGTCGGGTTGCCATTGCTGCCCTTGAGGTCAGAGTTACATCATTTATTTgatcaaaccaaaaaaatgaaccCCTCCCTCAACTAACACTTTTTTGCAGgtgatggaggaggagaagctaGAGGAGAACGCAGAGCAGATGGGACGGCTGCTGCGCTCGGAGCTGAGGAAGCTGCCGTCCGACATTGTGAGCACGGTGCGAGGCAAGGGCCTGCTCAACGCCGTGGTCATCAAAGAGACCAAAGGTAGCCGCGCCGTTTGCCCGCGTTTGTCCCAACGGGGGCGCTGACGAACCACGTGTCGTTCCCCGCTCAGACTACGACGCGTGGAAGGTGTGCCTGCGCCTCCGCGACAACGGCCTGCTGGCCAAGCCCACCCACGGCGACATCATCCGCCTGGCTCCGCCGCTGACCATCAACGAGCCCCAGTTGAGAGAGTGCATCGACATCATCTACAAAACCCTCGCCGCGCTCTAAAAAGTACTACACATATCACTCATCtgtttttgctcctcttcacTTGACTCGGCATATCGGTTTAGGGCTGATTTTTCAAGGAACTAGTTATAAGTGTTACAGATGAAATggctacttttgtctaaacaAAGAAGCACTTAAGCCCCAAGCTATGAACAAGTATGACTTGTTTGTGAATGTTGAACTACAATTATGCAGTAATGAATTTAACAAATGGAGCGCTTATCAAAACGTACAAAACCTTTTCACGATAGCCGAGAGAGGGACCGGGAATGTTTATGCGCAAATATTGTGTCACCCTGCGGTGTtactggttaaaaaaaaattgaaaaactcCTTCAAAGATGCAACGGAACAGAAACTTGAAGGTTTGACTTTAGAATTTTGTTTAGTTACATTGTATGTGACTTATTAGAAGTGCACACAGGATTTCAAGGATCAGATTTGAACGTTTTTGGGTGTTTTTTATAGTGAATGCATCCATGTGGATGGGCACTGTTACGATAGCAGAGCATCACGTAACCACGGTTACTGTCACTCAAGGTTCCagcatattttcatttccaaaaatCTTGAATTTATTCCAATAAATTATTGCAGTTAACAATGGTGTGAAGTGAATTCTATAGCATCTCGAACAGAAGTGACAATGGAACGTTTGGCAATTCTGCAATGACAAAGACTGCCACTAGGTGGGGTGGTGACCTCAATTGCAAAAAAAGGCAACGTGGGAACTAAACATTACAGGTGCATGAGTACACTAGAATAGTGGGGCTCATTTGTTGTACTGGTGAAAAGTAAAAGACTACCCAATTTTTATCACAGTTAAGACTaattgaatcatgaatcaatcTTACAGCAATTATGTTGCAACTTCCTAAGAGTAAAATCCAAAAGTTGGCCTCATAACTGTATTATGCTAAGATGATCCGCAGTTGTCGTTTTGGAACGGGAGGCCTAAGGAAGAGGACAACGGCGCCCAGTCAGTGTCTTCAATCAGACCGCTCGCGCTCTCACGGGACAGCTCATTATTCCGTATGGCAGCCAGCCGAGCGAGGCCTCCGAGTTTGCTTGTGAAATATGAGCGGAATTCCAGGTTGGCAGCAGCAAGCGGTCTTTTGTCGCCAGGTGACAACGCGAGCGAGGCCCCTCCATGCGTCGCCGCCCGAGCCCCTTTTCGTAAACGAGCTTCGATTTTTGGCAGGGCGGTGACAGGTTGGCCGACGTTGACGAGTGAAACGTTGATCGACTCGGACCTAGGCTAGGCAGACATTATTTCATGGCTAATAACTTCCTTCTGGTACTCTTCCGTTTTGTgctaaatattacaaaatggCTCCGTTGCtctaaattcaattcataaaAACATCGAGCCCTACAGCCAAGAAACGTCGACTTGGGGGAATTATGAGTAATGGGTTTTCTCCCTCTACCACTGATAAATGATATTAATGTAGCTCGCTTCTGCATTAAGTTTACGACTTGGGAGTGCGCTGATAAATGACACTTCATCTTGAAATAGAATTGCGCATGGGCCATTTTTCCCGTGTGAGTTGCCAGTGGGGAATAGCTGCACTCTGTATGGATGAGGCCCGAGCGTGCACAGCCATTAGGAGCCAGCGTTGCCTCCTGGGAGCTTTTCTTTCCATTAGCACCTTTGGCACTATGTCCACTGGTTTAGTACCGAGGACACTTTGGTGCGTAGATGCAATTTTCCCCCCGAGTCCATCCGTCCCTCTGTAATGTTACATTTATTCGGGACTAACTTCTCGTCCCGGCTGGCTTATTCCACTTCATTCATGTTCATCAGAATGCCGTGTTTAGACGAGCTGGGCCGCACAGACAACATTATTGTCAGGCAAATGTTTGACTTGTTCCCCTTTAATCATAGCTGCAGCCGTAAAACCAAATCCTGTCGCTCGAGCGTTCCAGCTGGTGCGCCACACCTCCTAATATAACTTTTTGGCCCTGGAAACGCCAGTTTGGCTTCCCGGTCCGTCGGTTACGAGCGAGCGACTCTCGAGGCTCTCATGTGGCGAGCGTGAATGCCCAAACgaccgtaaaaaaaaatgggtacATTTCACCGTAAAATGTGCCTGTGACTATTCGGAGAAGCCGAAAGCCGCAGACAAACAGAAGGACGGAAGGCCAGAAGTGTCTCGAGCACAGATAGCGCCCATTACTCGGACTACAAGCGGAGAGGCGCATCTGTATGCATGGAACGGCTCCGGCTGCACGGAGAGTTCAGCGACACCGGCGAAGCCGTCGCCAGCTTGAGTAATAAGCAAGCACTCAGCTACGAGAGGAGACGGGAGGGGAGCCTGCAGGACGGCGACACGGCGGCGAGCCACCTCGCTTCTCCTCTACGTGCCAGAGCGAGAGCGATGCCGTGTGATGTTTCACAATCAAGCATACTCGGCCGAGCGTGGCGAGCAGCTGGACCTGCTTGCGATTAGTATGCCCCTCGTACAGCCAAGTTCAAACACAAAGCCCGGCCTGCCTTTTTTtcgttgtttgttttttagatATATCAAATTTGATTGAAAATTTGCGACGGCAGTAAAGCGGCGCTTTTGTCGAGTCAATAAAAAGCACTGAGAGTGAAGAAAAGCGAAATAATTGTAATCCTCTGGTGGAAACATCTCCAATGACAGCACATTCCGCGCTTGCATTTTCATAACGCCGCAGATTTATAGCTTCAATAGTCGCCTTTTAATGAAAGTCCGCTCTGTTCTCTGCTTTTTAGTCGCCTCAAGCGTCACTTTTTGGTTCTTGCCGTCTTTACaagggatgaaaaaaaataaaaattgtgcGTGGGGGGGATGAAGTGACTCGTTATTGCCAACATGGCCGTCTCGCAGTTATTTGGATAGCGCCGGAAACTTTTCGAgcgacaaacttttttttgtctcacgGGAACACGAGGAGAGAAAAGGCCACTCGATAGTCGTGGAAGAAATGGGCCAACGTCCCAAATGCATCTCCAGGAGATGTACACTTGTTTTAATTAACTGACAGGAGGGAATGAAGGCAGGAAGGAAAGCGGCACTTGGATGAGAGTGGTAGAAGAAAGAAGGATGGGATTTTATTCTACAAATCATAATATTCCAATAAAAAGAGGGGCCTAGAATGAAAGCTAGCAAGGTTCACTCCGTTTTCACATTTACAGCGTTCTTACgcaacatgctttttttttttttttaacacctcCGCTTGTTTACGATTGCGTGAGATGAAAATAGTGAGTTTGAGGCGATAAAGGAGGCCTCGGTGTGCCTTCACAAGAGCCCGAGGTAGTCATCTGCGCGTGGCTGATAAAGACGCTCATTAATATTCATGAGGATGCATTACTAATTGTGGATAATCCCAtgggtgtttttcttttattcacaTTCCATTTTAGGGAATGTTTGCCAATGATTGAATGACGCAAGTCGTAAGCGCGTAACGGAATACCGAAGCGCTCAAAACAAAACGTGCAAAACATAATGacgtttatatatatatatatatatcgacGTGGCCTCTCCATTGCTCCAAATTTGCAAGACTAAATCGAGTTGCAAAATAGTTGTTCGATTTACGTCTTTCGACAGCGCAGGTGACAGGATTTTAGCAGCAGAATGTTACAATATGTCAAGTATGTTATACAGAGCGTAGCAAGCAGAATTGCCTGGCCCTCCCGCCTCCATTTTCCCCCTCCGTCCGAGACGTTTGCTTTTCCACTCGGCTCTCCGGCACCTCGGTGACACGAGCTCccgttatttttttcatcttcgCAAATTCCTGAATAACAGATCGTCGAGTGTTACATCCCGCATCGACGAACGTTTCCTATATTTATAGATGGGCCTTAAAATAGCTCGGCGGGTGACCCCTTCCAGTGAGCTGTGGGACGGGGGGCTCCTCCCTCCCCGCCCTCCCCCCTGCCCATGTCAGGATTGAAACACTGCTTCTATTGTACGGCCCTGGAACATGACCTTCATTAGTACAGTCACGCTGTCAAAACAGCGCTATGCTAATACAACTTAGCTTTGACCAGTTACACTATACGTGAGCATAGCAAATGAAAGCTAGCCATAGCATTCTTGCGTTTTCCGCTATTATTAAATGCGATGGGATGTGTGAAACGACCCGCCGCGCTTTTAATAGAAGCCAACAACTGTGAGTTCGCCTGGGATCAGGGTCAAGATGTAGTCATGACTGCACGGCCTTCACACACTCTCCTCGGAAGCAAAAAAGCTGAGTCAAGCGCCAGCCGAACCACCAGActagccccccccccgacgGCCTAAACCCCCCGGGGTGCCAAAACCAGACATAGCAACAAAACAGTGACGACAAAATAAAGAGGATTGAGGGTGAATCACTCCAAGGTTGAAATTCCCTCAAAAACgatcacatcttttttttttctttttaataaaagtTGACAAAATCATCATGGAGCCACAGAAGGATTCATGAGGCCCGATGATGAAATTGTGGAAAGAAATCTATACAGTGAGTGAGCGTGAGGAAGCCAGACCCCCTGAGGAGTCTGCCCGCTTCTTGCAATAAGCGCCTGCAATAATAATCAGATAAAGAAGACCAACACAAGCTGACGCTTATTTAAAAAGCGTGCAGCAGCGAGTCCTTATTAAAACACAAACGCACGCTCCGAGCTGGATACATTCATTCCAATTGGCTTTTTCTCAAATGCtctatttaaatgtatttatttctttattcatACTGTTTTCTGGGGGGGGCATTTGCATCGTATCTTTAAATCTCATTTCATCTCCAAATGcggtcgtttttttttttttaatgaaatccCGGAAAATTCCCGCGAGCACGAGCTGCATTGATGGATGTGTCGTCCAAatggcacacacacgcgtacgCACCCGGCCGGGCCCGCTCCTCGAATAAATCACCTGATGGAGTGCACTGAGCGATGCATGCAGATACGCTGGCTTATATTGCGCACGACATCTTTGCGGACACGCTGGCTATCATATAATCGCTCGTGCCGCCTCTAAAAGCGCGTTTGCGTGACTGGGAGTGAATAAGCAGCCACTGGGCTGCAGCTGGTGGTAGTGGCGACTCCTCCCCCCcgttgtcacacacacacacacacacacacacacacactccatcgATTCTCAACATCACAACAATCCGAGCGtgatgggaggaaaaaaaggaaatcggAGGTAAACATTGGCGTTTTTGTGAACGTAATGACGTGCACATACATAACGGAATGAACGTAGATGTCGATATGAATGTTATAGTTGGAATAAGATCGTTTCAgtcgtgtgtgagtgtgtcaaTAGTCGAAGTAGAGTGCAAGTGTTTCCGTAAGGTGTGCGAGTGAAAACACTTAATATGGCCGACTCATTTTTCCGTCACTTGTAAAagtgttttcctttcattgaCTAATTTTTcacataaaaatgtgtgtgcgcataATGGAAAAGGTATGTAATCGAGTGACGTGTGTGCAGTGTGGGGAAGAAGGGATGGATGGCTCGCCTATGGatggagggtggggggggggggttgcccCTGCCTGCCCCCAGACCTACTGcccgctccctccctccccctcccacaGAGGggaggcagagagagagaaacagcAAAGCTTGTCAGTGTTCACATCGCAAGCAGGCAGCAAGGAAGCAAGACAAGAAGACAGTTCAGCTCGGACTCGTCGTATGTTTTCACACAATCCCGTCGCATTGGATTTCATCGCAAATTCCACGTGGGAATGGAAAGCGGCGGCCAGGCGACAAGTTGCTGCAtcccggcggcggcggcgtgagCGGCTGCCGGCAACACATGGTACGTTTTCATGCAGAGAGCGTCATCTCCACACGCGCGTGGGAGAGTCGCGCGCTTTTTGCAGCGAGAAGCCGCTTCCGTTCGTTTCGCACGCCTGACATGGACCTGGGCCGGGGTGGAAAAGTTTTGCGGGCGCCTCACTCGCATAACGACCTCCTTTCAGCGCGCACCATCAATGCCTCACGTCACACCAAACTTtaacgagtgtgtgtgtgtgtgtgtgtgcgcgctctGCAGCTGGAGCCCTGTCAAATAATACATTCACAAGTCGAGCGATAAGTCGCCGTCTGTTTTGGAAAGGGGGGGGCATTCCCCGAGagcaccccccacacacacgcacatgcattGTGTGCCTcttttagatgttttttttttcaccctcaTGAATTGACTCTTGATTTTCCAGCAAGTGATCAGCGTGTTCGCTTGCCCTTTAAGAAATTGTGCAGCGGCAGACTCCTAATTATGACAAGGCTGTAAACAcaaagtgtgcgtgcgtgtctgtTGTATTTCTTCACGGAGCGGAACAGCTGGggaaattgcaaaaaaaacattttatttttcttcccttttagCTTCCGCGATTGTTTACGCTGCTAAAGATCCCCGTTGGCCCTCTAGCGTCGGCCTCGAGCGAGATGAAAGGATGAATAAAAGATAAGTGGGAGCCTGATGCGGAACGGAAAAGCCACTTGAGCACACGCATAGAACAGTGGatagaaaaagtctacacacccctgtttcaATGCCAAGAAGCCAACATTGCCGCAGGAATTTCTGGCGAGTATTACTGTATGTGTCAACAATctccagatttttttgtaattgcaAAACTAGGAcaaggggtgtgtagacttttgacaTCCACTGTATTTGTCGTGTGCTTCCAATTTTATTccaattttaatatttcaatcAAA of Syngnathus acus chromosome 19, fSynAcu1.2, whole genome shotgun sequence contains these proteins:
- the oat gene encoding ornithine aminotransferase, mitochondrial: MKSLIIQISRSLRSSAPHRGVHSAARPASARKPLTSDEIYAREEKYGAHNYHPLPVALERGEGVYVWDVEGSRYFDFLSAYSAVNQGHCHPKIIAALTDQASKLTLTSRAFYNDVLGTYEEYVTAMFGYDKVLPMNTGVEGGETACKLARKWAYNVKGVPKNKAKIVFADGNFWGRTLAAISSSTDPSSYEGFGPFMPGFELVPFNDIPALEKALEDPHVAAFMVEPIQGEAGVVVPDNGYLTKVRELCTQRNVLWIADEVQTGLARTGRRLAVDHEQVRPDIVILGKALSGGVYPVSAVLCDDEVMLTIKPGEHGSTYGGNPIACRVAIAALEVMEEEKLEENAEQMGRLLRSELRKLPSDIVSTVRGKGLLNAVVIKETKDYDAWKVCLRLRDNGLLAKPTHGDIIRLAPPLTINEPQLRECIDIIYKTLAAL